AGCTGTTTCGCATCTCATGAACTGGTAATTTCACCTCAGCTTTAGGCTTTGTAGTTTGTGGTGTCGGCTTTGAGGGAACAGTTTCCTCGATTTTCTCCTCAAGTTCCATGCTTGTTGAAACAGGTTTATCAGGCAAAGCAGCACTCAGCATTACGAGATTTGGAGGAGGGTCACGAAGTAATTTAAGGACAACGGCTCTATCAAGACAGAGATCAGCAGCCAGATTTTTTATCTGCAATCGAAGTCATAAAATATGGTAAAATCAAAATTCCCATCCCAGATTTCTGTACTAAATAAATGATGAAGTTGCATGTTGCAAAGCCTACTGGAAGTTTGTTCTAGGATAACTGGTATAAGAAAAGCTAAAAATATCCACATACTCAGAAAATCATAGTGCAAAAAGTACATATCCGTATCCATAGATTCAGCAAAGAAAAGTGGACTACAGTCAAAATGTGAGAACAAAACCTCCTCAAACTACCATACTAGCATAGAAAATGGCTTTCTTTTTCTAGGAAGAAGAGCGAGTAAAAGGGAGAGTCCTTTGCTTCGACAAGCTCTCCAGCTATATAGATTACACTTAcctaataaataatatatttagaaaaacaaaacaagaacCATTATATAATGTTTACAATAACATACTAAGAACCAGGGACATGATACAATGAGAGCAAGACTTGGACTTACACTAGTCTTCCGCCGACCATATTTAAGAGCATAGGCCAATCTCCTGGATTGCCAATTCTTGAGCTTTATCGGGTTTTCCTCCTCTTCATCCTCCGCCTCATCATCATCCAGATTATCAGATTCTTCTTTGTCGTCTTCATTATGGTTGTCTCCATCGGCGATGGAGACTAATGCCCCAAGAAGCTCATCGTCCTCCAGAGCCTCGGCTAGTTCGTGCTCAAGTTTTGCAACTTCTTCCTCACTTAAGAAGTCATCGTCGCCATCTTCACCAATTAAACCATCGTTTTTCAAATCTTCTTCCAGCTGACTAAAAAGTGCATCGAAAGCGTCTTCATCTATTTCATCATCTCCCTCCAGATTTCTCTCTCTCAAAGTTTCCTGCATACAGCACAAAGTTTTAAAATCACAGCAACCAGATTCCCAATACTTATCCATTCAAAGTAAACAAAACCACACAACGATTTCACAATATAACCCACTTTCCCCCTTCAACGTTCTCtgattttttctaaaaataatgcACAAAACGTATCTCAGTACCTTGTGTACTTCATTAACAGGGGCGGGAGGGTTGGCGTTGTTTCTCCGGCGTCTGGAGACACTAACGACGGCGGTGTGTGAAGGAGGAGACTGATTGAATCGGATGCTTTTAGGATGGCCTGAAAAGACACACTTTTTATGCGAACCACTGCCCGGGACTGCAATGGATATCCCAAGAGTTGTGGCCGCCATTTGCTTCTCTCGTATGGGCGTAACTAGAGAGGGCGATGAAAAGGtctgagaattttttttttaaaaaaaacgatggatgaataaaatattaaaattatattatttttataatttaaaataaaatgtaattttaatttatattcattATCCTCACATTTGATGAATGTCGATTTTCCTATAATTTATGAGTTACCATTTTAAAATTACTTTGGGTGATCTGACGTGAAATCTTAACGAGTAAAACATAGTATTACCGAAAATATTTGATTGTATTTATGCTATTTTCTGTATTTGTTATTTTGCTGACTtgtttctttattttgttgaaatgTTATTTATTAACATATTTTGCAATATTATttataaagaaaaatttatgatttatatataatattcaaaCTATTTCAATTCCAAAACTATTTTGCCCCGAATTTACTATTTCAAACTCCACAAAATATTCAAGTCTCGAGATGAAAAAGGTGGTGACGTGCTTTCCCACAAACGAAAACCAGTTCTAGGTAACTCAAAGAAATCAAATATATGATTGATGAACACTCCCGAAGAAAtgtgtataaaaaaaattatgtttataGATTCCAGTGCACATCATATTTCGACCCCTATTAGAAAAAATTACAAGCAGTAGGAGTATCAACTCCCATTTGACACACGTAGATCGGATTACTTAATCCCAAAAG
This Primulina eburnea isolate SZY01 chromosome 2, ASM2296580v1, whole genome shotgun sequence DNA region includes the following protein-coding sequences:
- the LOC140823683 gene encoding protein OVEREXPRESSOR OF CATIONIC PEROXIDASE 3-like gives rise to the protein MAATTLGISIAVPGSGSHKKCVFSGHPKSIRFNQSPPSHTAVVSVSRRRRNNANPPAPVNEVHKETLRERNLEGDDEIDEDAFDALFSQLEEDLKNDGLIGEDGDDDFLSEEEVAKLEHELAEALEDDELLGALVSIADGDNHNEDDKEESDNLDDDEAEDEEEENPIKLKNWQSRRLAYALKYGRRKTSIKNLAADLCLDRAVVLKLLRDPPPNLVMLSAALPDKPVSTSMELEEKIEETVPSKPTPQTTKPKAEVKLPVHEMRNSWSARKRLKKVQVETLELVYGRTKRPTNSMISSIVYLTNLPRKRVVKWFEDKRAEDEVPDKRLPFRRSASQTVFTS